A single window of Rhizobium indicum DNA harbors:
- a CDS encoding AMP-binding protein: MQLPSHDRYDDLYRDFSWRIPEDFNIGRAVSDDWAARDPERVCLEHFSPDGDHLSLTYGELAGASSMFANALASLGIKRGDRVALLMPQSFETVVVHVAIYKMGAIALPLALLFGVEALEYRLRTSGAVAIVTNDFGLDRVRKIRDRLPELRHVISLDSALDALSFADLIVSYEPFFKGEKTSPDDPALMIFTSGTTGPPKGALHGHRVLPGHVPGMQFAHEGFPQPDDKVWTPSDWAWAGGLLNALLPSLLLGIPVVSSPAQKFDAGMAYRIMAEMKVRNAFIPPTALRLMRSVADPRSKYDLVLRTIGSAGEALGRETYEWARHTLGITVNEFYGQTECNFVLASSAAYGVTKAGAIGRAVPGHRVAIVSETGDELPVGEPGQIAIASPDPVMFLGYWDDTVATDRKFAKGWLLTGDIGRQDAEGYVTFEGRDDDVITSSGYRIGPAEIEDCLIGHPAVQLAAAVGKPDAVRTEVVKAYIVLSPGHHPSEALAADIREWVKTRLSMHEYPREVEFIDALPLTTTGKVIRRLLREKAASEG, from the coding sequence ATGCAACTGCCGTCCCACGATCGCTATGACGATCTTTATCGCGATTTCTCCTGGCGGATTCCGGAGGATTTCAATATCGGCCGCGCCGTCAGCGACGACTGGGCGGCGAGAGATCCGGAGCGTGTCTGCCTTGAGCATTTCAGCCCCGATGGCGATCATCTTTCGCTGACTTACGGTGAGCTTGCCGGCGCCTCGTCCATGTTCGCCAATGCGCTGGCTTCGCTCGGCATTAAGCGAGGCGACCGCGTCGCGCTGCTGATGCCTCAGTCCTTCGAGACCGTGGTCGTTCATGTCGCGATCTACAAGATGGGCGCAATCGCCTTGCCGCTGGCGCTGCTCTTCGGCGTCGAGGCGCTCGAATACAGGCTGAGGACCTCAGGTGCGGTGGCAATCGTCACCAATGATTTCGGCCTTGATCGCGTCCGGAAAATTCGCGATCGGCTGCCGGAGCTTCGGCATGTGATCAGCCTCGATAGTGCTCTCGATGCTCTCTCCTTTGCCGATCTGATCGTGTCATACGAGCCCTTCTTCAAGGGAGAAAAGACGTCTCCCGACGATCCGGCGCTGATGATCTTCACCTCGGGAACGACGGGGCCACCCAAGGGCGCGTTGCATGGCCATCGCGTCCTGCCCGGCCATGTTCCCGGCATGCAGTTCGCCCATGAGGGTTTTCCGCAACCGGACGATAAGGTCTGGACGCCGTCCGACTGGGCCTGGGCCGGCGGGCTGCTCAACGCGCTGCTGCCGAGTCTTCTGCTCGGTATTCCCGTCGTTTCGTCGCCGGCGCAGAAATTCGATGCCGGCATGGCCTATCGCATCATGGCCGAAATGAAGGTGCGCAATGCCTTCATTCCGCCGACGGCGCTGAGGCTGATGAGATCCGTTGCCGATCCGCGCTCGAAATATGATCTGGTGCTGCGCACCATCGGCTCGGCCGGGGAGGCGCTCGGGCGCGAGACCTATGAATGGGCGCGCCATACGCTCGGCATCACCGTCAACGAATTCTACGGCCAGACGGAGTGCAATTTCGTGCTTGCGTCGAGCGCTGCCTATGGCGTCACTAAAGCGGGCGCCATAGGGCGGGCGGTGCCCGGGCATCGCGTCGCGATCGTCAGCGAGACGGGCGATGAGTTGCCCGTCGGCGAACCGGGCCAGATCGCCATCGCCAGTCCCGATCCTGTCATGTTCCTCGGCTACTGGGACGACACGGTGGCGACGGACCGAAAATTCGCCAAAGGCTGGCTGCTCACCGGCGATATCGGCCGGCAGGACGCCGAGGGATATGTGACCTTCGAAGGGCGCGACGACGATGTGATCACCTCGTCGGGATATCGCATCGGCCCGGCCGAGATCGAGGACTGCCTGATCGGTCATCCCGCCGTGCAGCTTGCCGCCGCCGTCGGCAAGCCCGATGCCGTGCGCACCGAAGTCGTCAAGGCCTATATCGTGCTTTCACCAGGCCATCATCCAAGCGAGGCGTTGGCTGCCGACATAAGGGAATGGGTGAAGACGCGGCTTTCGATGCACGAATATCCGCGCGAAGTGGAATTCATCGATGCATTACCGCTAACCACCACCGGCAAGGTGATCCGCCGGCTGCTGCGCGAAAAGGCCGCCAGCGAGGGATAG
- a CDS encoding YqaA family protein, with protein sequence MLRRLYDWTMSLAARKSAEIWLAVIAFVESSIFLVPADVLFLPMALARPERSYRYALVATVASVLGGIAGWALGFYAYETVARPVLEFYGKLDAFEQMKAYVTYEWILLLLVTSGLAHLPPIKIVTILSGVIHVNLGLFIVSAIIARGARFLFLAWLLRRYGEPIRDFIEKRLGQIVGIGAATVIVLYVGYRSFAH encoded by the coding sequence ATGCTCCGCAGACTTTACGACTGGACCATGTCTCTGGCCGCGCGCAAATCGGCCGAAATCTGGCTCGCCGTCATCGCCTTCGTCGAAAGCTCCATCTTTCTCGTCCCCGCCGATGTGCTCTTCCTGCCGATGGCGCTTGCCAGGCCGGAACGCTCCTATCGCTACGCGCTGGTCGCGACCGTCGCATCCGTACTCGGCGGCATCGCCGGCTGGGCGCTCGGCTTTTACGCCTATGAGACGGTGGCGCGGCCGGTTCTCGAATTCTATGGCAAGCTCGATGCCTTTGAGCAGATGAAGGCCTATGTCACCTACGAGTGGATCCTGCTGCTGCTTGTCACATCAGGTCTTGCGCATCTGCCGCCGATCAAGATCGTGACGATCCTGTCTGGCGTCATTCACGTCAATCTGGGCCTTTTCATTGTTTCGGCGATTATTGCACGCGGCGCGCGTTTCCTCTTCCTCGCTTGGCTGCTGCGCCGCTACGGCGAGCCGATCCGTGACTTCATCGAGAAGCGCCTCGGCCAAATCGTTGGCATCGGTGCCGCTACCGTGATCGTGCTATATGTCGGCTACCGCTCTTTCGCTCACTAG
- a CDS encoding cation:proton antiporter: MHQEVGLIATVAVSFVFAAILGYGADRLRLPPLVGYLMAGILMGPFTPGFVADTALAGQLAEMGVILLMFGVGLHFSASDLLAVRGIAVPGAIGRIILATLLGIGLCKLWGWSLGAGIVLGLSLSVASTVVLLKALEERNLVNAASGRVAVGWLIVEDLVMVLALVLLPALAELLGGNASNTTNHGLGDLPLALTIGLTLLKVVAFAAMAIFLGPRIVPWLLTMIARTGSRELFTLTVLAIALGIAFGSAAIFGVSFALGAFFAGVVMSESQLSHRAAADSLPLQNAFSVLFFVSVGMLFDPSILVRQPLAVIGALALVILGKGIITFLIVILLRYPISMGLTLAGGLAQIGEFSFILAGLGVSLGLLPHEGQDLILAAAILSITLNPIVIFATDGLKKYIHSKWPSLWESYGRSRQKALGKELEKIRALGEERERQHQLKMQQLIETFPLFSEVDEDAQEELLLLFKAKSAPPGERVIRRGDRGDSMYFISSGAVEVRLASGAIRLEPGAFFGEMALLTGARRTADVIAVDFCQFEVLERRDFNMFMSHHPHLRAAVSEMAQKRTEMNVLRQQWEKSMDLS, encoded by the coding sequence GTGCATCAGGAAGTAGGACTTATCGCGACGGTCGCCGTCAGTTTCGTTTTCGCAGCGATCCTGGGCTATGGGGCCGACCGGCTTCGGCTGCCGCCACTCGTCGGTTATTTGATGGCGGGCATCCTGATGGGGCCGTTCACACCGGGCTTCGTCGCCGATACCGCCCTTGCCGGCCAGCTCGCCGAGATGGGCGTTATCCTTTTGATGTTCGGCGTCGGCCTGCATTTTTCCGCCTCCGACCTGCTCGCCGTGCGCGGCATCGCCGTGCCTGGCGCGATCGGGCGGATCATCCTCGCCACCCTCTTGGGCATCGGCCTTTGCAAACTCTGGGGCTGGAGCCTCGGCGCCGGCATCGTCCTCGGCCTCAGCCTGTCGGTGGCGAGCACCGTCGTTCTCTTGAAGGCGCTGGAAGAGCGCAATCTCGTCAACGCGGCGAGCGGACGCGTCGCCGTCGGCTGGCTGATCGTCGAGGATCTGGTGATGGTGCTGGCGCTGGTGCTGCTGCCGGCGCTGGCAGAGCTACTGGGTGGCAACGCCAGCAATACGACCAATCACGGCCTCGGTGACCTGCCACTGGCGCTGACGATCGGCCTGACACTGCTGAAGGTTGTTGCCTTCGCCGCCATGGCGATCTTCCTCGGCCCTCGCATCGTGCCCTGGCTGCTGACGATGATCGCCCGCACCGGCTCGCGGGAACTCTTTACGCTGACGGTGCTGGCGATCGCACTCGGCATCGCTTTCGGTTCGGCGGCGATCTTCGGCGTCTCCTTTGCGCTCGGCGCATTTTTCGCCGGCGTCGTCATGAGCGAATCCCAGCTCAGCCACAGGGCCGCCGCCGACTCGTTGCCGCTGCAGAATGCCTTCTCCGTGCTGTTCTTCGTTTCCGTCGGCATGCTCTTCGATCCCTCCATCCTGGTGCGCCAGCCGCTGGCCGTGATCGGCGCACTGGCGCTCGTCATCCTCGGCAAGGGCATCATCACCTTCCTCATCGTCATCCTGCTCAGATACCCTATCAGCATGGGACTAACATTGGCCGGCGGCCTCGCCCAGATCGGCGAGTTTTCCTTCATCCTCGCCGGCCTCGGCGTCTCACTCGGGCTCCTGCCGCATGAGGGCCAGGATCTGATCCTGGCCGCCGCGATCCTGTCGATCACACTCAACCCGATCGTGATCTTCGCAACCGACGGCCTGAAGAAATATATCCATTCGAAATGGCCCTCCCTCTGGGAAAGCTACGGCAGGAGCAGGCAGAAGGCGCTCGGCAAAGAACTGGAAAAGATCAGGGCGCTCGGCGAAGAGCGAGAGCGCCAGCATCAACTGAAGATGCAGCAGCTGATCGAGACTTTCCCGCTGTTCTCCGAGGTCGACGAGGACGCGCAGGAGGAGCTGCTACTGCTCTTCAAGGCAAAATCCGCGCCGCCGGGCGAACGCGTTATCCGCCGCGGCGACCGCGGCGACAGCATGTATTTCATCTCCTCGGGCGCGGTGGAAGTGCGGCTCGCCAGTGGCGCGATCCGCCTGGAGCCCGGCGCTTTTTTCGGCGAAATGGCGCTATTGACAGGCGCACGACGCACGGCCGACGTCATCGCCGTCGATTTCTGCCAGTTCGAGGTGCTCGAACGGCGCGACTTCAACATGTTCATGTCGCACCATCCGCATCTGCGCGCTGCCGTTAGCGAAATGGCCCAGAAGCGGACGGAAATGAACGTCCTGCGGCAGCAATGGGAAAAGTCGATGGACCTGTCCTGA
- a CDS encoding aldo/keto reductase, which yields MEYAKFGKTGLEVSKICLGCMTFGDPGRGNHAWSLREEESRTMIKQAIDLGINFLDTANTYSNGSSEEIVGRAIKDFAKREDIVLATKVFNRMRPGPNGAGLSRKAIFDEIDNSLRRLGTDYVDLYQIHRFDYTTPIEETLEALHDVVKSGKARYIGASSMYAWQFAKALYVSRLNGWTEFVSMQDHLNLLYREEEREMLPLCEDQKIAVIPWSPLARGRLTRDWDETTARSETDEFGKTLYTQSIDADRKIVGAVAEIARARNISRAQVATAWILQKSAVTAPIIGASKPNHLTDAVASLSVKLTAEEIAALEAPYIPHAIAGFK from the coding sequence ATGGAATACGCAAAATTTGGCAAGACCGGTCTCGAAGTATCGAAGATCTGCTTGGGCTGCATGACCTTTGGCGATCCCGGCCGCGGCAATCATGCCTGGAGCCTGCGGGAAGAAGAAAGCCGGACGATGATCAAGCAGGCGATCGACCTCGGCATCAATTTCCTCGATACCGCCAACACCTATTCCAATGGTTCATCAGAGGAGATCGTCGGCCGGGCCATAAAAGACTTCGCCAAACGCGAGGACATCGTGCTGGCGACCAAGGTGTTCAACCGCATGCGGCCGGGCCCGAACGGCGCCGGCCTGTCGCGCAAGGCGATCTTCGACGAGATCGACAACAGCCTGCGTCGCCTCGGCACCGACTACGTGGATCTCTACCAGATCCACCGCTTCGACTACACGACGCCGATCGAGGAAACGCTGGAAGCGCTGCACGACGTCGTCAAATCGGGCAAGGCCCGTTATATCGGCGCCTCCTCCATGTATGCCTGGCAATTCGCCAAGGCGCTTTACGTCTCCAGGCTGAACGGCTGGACCGAATTCGTCAGCATGCAGGACCACCTGAACCTGCTCTACCGTGAGGAAGAGCGCGAAATGCTGCCGCTTTGCGAGGATCAGAAGATCGCCGTCATCCCCTGGAGCCCGCTTGCCCGCGGCCGCCTGACCCGCGACTGGGACGAGACGACGGCACGCAGCGAAACCGACGAATTCGGCAAGACGCTCTACACCCAGTCCATCGATGCCGACCGCAAGATCGTCGGGGCCGTGGCCGAAATCGCCAGGGCCCGCAACATCTCCCGCGCCCAGGTCGCAACTGCCTGGATCCTGCAGAAAAGTGCGGTGACCGCCCCAATTATCGGCGCGTCCAAACCGAACCACCTCACGGACGCCGTTGCCTCGCTCTCGGTCAAGCTTACCGCCGAGGAAATCGCGGCACTGGAGGCACCCTACATCCCGCACGCCATCGCCGGCTTCAAGTAA
- the gluQRS gene encoding tRNA glutamyl-Q(34) synthetase GluQRS, whose amino-acid sequence MTTSERQKPVFRFAPSPNGPLHLGHALSALLNRDMAEAEQARLLLRIEDIDQTRCTPEFEAGILRDLEWLDISWESPVRRQSEHFPEYQAALHELIERGLVYPAFLTRGEVKARVVAYEAAGESWPRDPDGTPHYPASDRERPADEWRDMLTSGKKHAWRLDMRKALDLIGELLFWTETGDGRTGEIAAEPDVWGDVILSRSDAPSSYHLSVVVDDALQGVTHVVRGLDLFHATSVHRLLQVLLGLPQPVYHHHRLILGADGRKLSKSQGDSGLGELRAQGMSGADIRRLVGL is encoded by the coding sequence ATGACCACGAGTGAGCGTCAAAAACCTGTCTTTCGTTTTGCGCCGAGCCCCAACGGACCGTTGCATCTCGGACATGCCCTCTCGGCCCTTCTGAACCGCGACATGGCGGAGGCCGAACAAGCGCGCCTACTGCTGCGCATCGAGGATATCGACCAGACGCGCTGCACGCCCGAGTTCGAGGCCGGCATCCTCAGGGATCTCGAATGGCTTGATATCAGCTGGGAAAGCCCGGTGCGGCGCCAGTCGGAACATTTTCCCGAATATCAGGCAGCGTTGCACGAACTGATCGAGCGCGGACTGGTCTATCCGGCCTTCCTGACGCGCGGCGAGGTGAAGGCGCGCGTCGTCGCCTACGAGGCGGCGGGTGAATCCTGGCCGCGCGATCCCGACGGCACTCCGCATTATCCCGCAAGTGATCGCGAGCGTCCGGCAGACGAATGGCGGGACATGCTGACCTCGGGGAAGAAACATGCCTGGCGGCTCGATATGCGCAAAGCGCTCGACCTGATCGGCGAACTGCTGTTCTGGACGGAAACCGGCGACGGCAGGACAGGCGAGATTGCCGCAGAACCCGACGTCTGGGGCGACGTCATCCTGTCGCGCTCGGATGCGCCGTCGAGCTATCATCTTTCCGTGGTCGTCGACGATGCGCTGCAGGGCGTCACCCATGTCGTGCGCGGGCTCGACCTCTTCCACGCGACATCGGTGCACCGGCTGTTGCAGGTACTGCTCGGCCTGCCGCAGCCGGTCTATCACCATCACCGTCTCATTCTCGGCGCCGATGGCCGCAAGCTTTCGAAAAGCCAAGGCGACAGCGGACTTGGCGAATTGCGCGCCCAGGGCATGTCAGGGGCGGATATTCGCCGCCTTGTCGGGCTCTGA
- a CDS encoding HNH endonuclease: MTIAVSPQALPALVLNADYRPLSYYPLSLWSWQDAIKAVFLDRVNIIAEYEHSVSSPSFSMRLPSVVCLKTYVQPSRNPAFTRFNVFLRDRFECQYCGAHDDLTFDHVIPRAHGGETTWENVVAACSPCNLRKGSKLPKQASMFPAQKPYQPTVQDLHNNGRLFPPNYLHESWLDYLYWDTELQP, translated from the coding sequence TTGACGATTGCAGTCTCCCCACAGGCCCTGCCGGCGCTCGTCCTGAACGCTGACTACCGGCCACTGAGTTATTACCCCTTGTCGTTGTGGTCCTGGCAGGACGCGATCAAGGCGGTATTTCTCGACCGTGTGAACATCATTGCAGAATATGAACATTCGGTTTCCTCGCCGAGCTTTTCGATGCGGCTTCCGAGTGTCGTGTGCCTGAAGACTTACGTTCAGCCGTCCCGCAATCCCGCTTTCACCCGGTTCAACGTCTTCCTGCGCGACCGCTTCGAGTGCCAGTATTGCGGCGCCCATGACGACCTGACCTTCGATCACGTCATCCCGCGCGCCCATGGCGGCGAGACCACCTGGGAGAATGTCGTGGCAGCCTGTTCGCCTTGCAATCTGCGCAAGGGCAGCAAGCTTCCAAAGCAGGCAAGCATGTTCCCGGCGCAGAAGCCCTACCAGCCGACGGTGCAGGATCTGCACAATAACGGCCGGCTGTTCCCGCCGAACTACCTGCATGAAAGCTGGCTCGACTATCTCTACTGGGATACCGAACTGCAGCCCTGA
- a CDS encoding class I SAM-dependent methyltransferase yields the protein MTTIPFEPRRFRTTAAYYSRFRVPYPDRLIERVVARIDLQPGDHVLDLGCGPGQIGIAFARLAHADVTGLDPEPEMLDAAREDAIAAGVDAKFILASSYDLGPSFGPLKMTAMGRSFHWMDRAATLSTLDTLTEPGGAVALFGDRHISSSPAWREAMERVSETFSPERMRTDRQFHHGPDWIKHEEFLLRSTFRNLERIGVVAERVINADEIVGRAFSMSVTSPQALGDRMMEFEQVLRSELTALSPKGKFTEIVESNALIAFRD from the coding sequence ATGACCACCATTCCTTTCGAGCCCCGCCGCTTCCGCACCACCGCCGCTTATTACAGCCGTTTCCGCGTTCCCTATCCCGACAGGCTGATCGAGCGCGTGGTCGCTAGGATTGACCTTCAGCCTGGCGATCATGTGCTCGATCTCGGCTGCGGCCCGGGCCAGATCGGCATCGCCTTCGCACGCCTCGCCCACGCCGATGTCACCGGCCTCGATCCTGAACCTGAAATGCTCGACGCCGCGCGAGAAGATGCCATCGCGGCCGGAGTCGACGCGAAGTTCATTCTCGCTTCGTCCTATGACCTCGGCCCTTCTTTCGGGCCGCTGAAGATGACAGCCATGGGCCGCTCGTTCCATTGGATGGATCGCGCCGCCACGTTGTCGACGCTGGACACACTGACCGAGCCCGGCGGAGCGGTCGCTCTTTTCGGCGACCGGCACATTTCTTCTTCACCTGCCTGGCGCGAGGCGATGGAGAGGGTGTCTGAGACCTTTTCACCGGAGCGGATGCGGACCGACCGGCAGTTTCACCATGGGCCGGATTGGATAAAGCACGAGGAATTTCTGCTGCGCTCGACCTTCCGCAACCTCGAACGCATCGGCGTCGTCGCTGAGCGGGTGATCAATGCCGATGAGATCGTCGGCCGCGCCTTCTCCATGTCCGTCACCTCGCCACAGGCGCTCGGCGACAGGATGATGGAATTCGAGCAGGTGCTGCGAAGCGAACTCACCGCGCTCTCGCCGAAGGGGAAATTCACCGAGATCGTCGAGAGCAACGCGCTCATCGCCTTTCGCGACTGA
- a CDS encoding disulfide bond formation protein B, translated as MTISSPLARPGFVYSILLAIGMAAAVGTALGFQYIGGYIPCALCLLQRQPYYYAIPIAILAAISELVGLPNWITRALILAAGMLMLVTAGMGVYHAGVEWHFWPGPATCSTTASSMTTNAGDLLGELNTIKGPSCTDAALRVLGLSFAGWNVIAGILLAAFAFVGVRKAAS; from the coding sequence ATGACTATTTCCTCGCCGCTCGCCCGCCCCGGCTTTGTCTATTCCATTTTGCTCGCCATCGGCATGGCGGCGGCGGTCGGCACCGCGCTCGGCTTCCAGTATATCGGCGGTTATATTCCCTGTGCCCTCTGCCTGTTGCAACGGCAGCCCTATTATTACGCCATCCCGATCGCGATCCTGGCCGCCATCTCCGAGCTCGTCGGACTGCCGAATTGGATCACCCGGGCGCTCATTCTCGCGGCCGGCATGCTGATGTTGGTGACGGCAGGCATGGGTGTCTATCACGCCGGTGTCGAATGGCATTTCTGGCCTGGCCCGGCCACCTGCTCAACGACGGCAAGCAGCATGACGACCAATGCCGGCGATCTGCTCGGTGAGCTCAACACCATCAAGGGCCCGTCCTGCACCGATGCGGCGCTGCGGGTGCTCGGCCTGTCTTTTGCGGGCTGGAACGTGATTGCCGGAATTCTGCTCGCAGCCTTCGCCTTTGTCGGCGTTCGCAAGGCCGCCTCATAA
- a CDS encoding DNA-3-methyladenine glycosylase family protein — translation MLSSAMDSAFEPLRGNVQIIRNEDDVRQGLEALLRLDPRLAPIVAEAGAIPLRLREPGFAGLAHIIVSQMVSRASAEAIWRRMLPADGSLTAEGYALLHAEAWREFGLSRAKAETLSRIAEAVASGRLDLSGLCLKPPGEALGELTALKGVGPWTAEVYLMFCGGHADVFPAGDVALQNAVGAAFGLAARPQAKALAELAAVWSPWRSVAARLFWAYYATRMRRDMVPIG, via the coding sequence ATGCTTTCTTCTGCCATGGATTCGGCTTTTGAACCACTGCGAGGCAATGTGCAGATCATCCGCAACGAAGATGACGTCAGGCAGGGGCTCGAAGCGCTGCTTCGCCTCGATCCGCGTCTTGCGCCGATCGTCGCGGAGGCCGGGGCCATTCCGCTCAGGTTGCGCGAGCCCGGCTTTGCCGGTCTTGCCCATATCATCGTCTCGCAGATGGTGTCGCGCGCCAGCGCCGAGGCGATCTGGCGGCGCATGCTGCCGGCGGACGGTTCGCTGACGGCCGAAGGTTACGCACTGCTTCACGCCGAGGCGTGGCGCGAATTCGGCCTATCGCGCGCCAAGGCCGAGACGCTGTCGCGGATCGCCGAAGCGGTCGCCTCCGGCCGTCTCGATCTCTCCGGGCTCTGCCTGAAGCCGCCGGGCGAGGCGCTTGGCGAACTGACCGCGCTGAAGGGCGTCGGGCCGTGGACGGCAGAGGTCTATCTGATGTTTTGCGGCGGCCATGCCGATGTTTTCCCGGCCGGCGATGTCGCGTTGCAGAATGCCGTCGGGGCGGCATTCGGTCTGGCCGCACGGCCGCAGGCGAAGGCGCTTGCTGAGCTTGCGGCAGTCTGGTCGCCGTGGCGCTCGGTGGCGGCACGGCTTTTCTGGGCCTACTACGCCACGAGGATGCGCCGTGACATGGTGCCGATCGGCTGA
- a CDS encoding MFS transporter — MVSTVLASTLARRNIHYGWVVVAATFLTMLVTAGAMGAPGVLIKPLQDEFGWETSQISSALAIRLILFGFMGPFAAAFMNYFGVRKVIVFALALIGAGFVGSLFMTTLWQLLLLWGIVVGFGTGLTAMVLAATVSSRWFTKHRGLVVGMLSASSATGQLVFLPLMAELTERYGWRSTVFFVCAMIMVAALAVLAFMRDRPADLNLPSFGETQVTPPPASTSLGVALMTPITVLKEISKTSTFWILFATFFICGLSTNGLIQTHFVTLCGDFGIVPVAAASVLAVMGIFDFFGTIGSGWLSDRFDNRWLLFWYYGLRGLSLLYLPFSDFSFYGLSIFAIFYGLDWIATVPPTVKIAADRFGPEKVGLVFGWVFAGHQLGAATAAYGAGLSRTELSSYLPAFFVAGAFCLLASILAITLKKSGLSSPAPAAAH, encoded by the coding sequence ATGGTTTCCACCGTCCTCGCCTCCACCCTTGCCCGGCGCAACATCCATTACGGTTGGGTCGTCGTTGCCGCGACCTTCCTCACCATGCTGGTCACCGCCGGCGCCATGGGCGCACCTGGCGTGCTCATCAAACCGCTGCAGGATGAGTTCGGCTGGGAGACCTCGCAGATTTCCTCGGCCCTTGCGATTCGCCTGATCCTTTTCGGCTTCATGGGTCCGTTCGCCGCCGCCTTCATGAATTATTTCGGCGTGCGCAAGGTCATCGTCTTCGCACTGGCGCTGATTGGCGCGGGCTTCGTCGGTTCGCTGTTCATGACGACGCTGTGGCAGCTGCTGCTGCTCTGGGGTATCGTCGTTGGTTTCGGCACGGGTCTGACGGCCATGGTGCTCGCCGCAACGGTCTCCAGCCGCTGGTTCACCAAGCATCGCGGCCTCGTCGTCGGCATGCTCTCGGCAAGTTCGGCCACTGGCCAGCTCGTCTTCCTGCCGCTGATGGCGGAGCTGACGGAGCGCTACGGCTGGCGCTCGACGGTGTTTTTCGTCTGCGCCATGATCATGGTCGCAGCCCTTGCCGTGCTGGCCTTCATGCGCGACCGTCCGGCCGACCTCAACCTGCCCTCCTTCGGTGAGACGCAGGTGACGCCGCCACCGGCAAGCACCTCGCTTGGCGTCGCGTTGATGACGCCGATCACCGTGCTTAAGGAAATCTCGAAGACCTCGACCTTCTGGATCCTCTTTGCCACCTTTTTCATCTGCGGCCTCAGCACCAACGGCCTGATCCAGACTCATTTCGTCACCCTTTGCGGCGATTTCGGCATCGTGCCGGTGGCCGCCGCCAGCGTGCTGGCCGTCATGGGCATTTTCGATTTCTTCGGCACCATCGGCTCCGGCTGGCTGTCCGATCGCTTCGATAATCGCTGGCTGCTCTTCTGGTATTACGGCCTGCGCGGCCTGTCGCTGCTCTACCTGCCCTTCAGCGATTTCAGTTTTTACGGCCTCTCCATCTTCGCCATCTTCTACGGCCTCGACTGGATCGCCACCGTGCCGCCGACCGTCAAGATCGCCGCCGATCGCTTCGGCCCCGAAAAGGTCGGCCTCGTCTTCGGCTGGGTCTTCGCCGGCCATCAGCTGGGAGCAGCCACCGCCGCCTATGGCGCCGGCCTCTCGCGTACGGAACTTTCGAGCTACCTGCCCGCATTCTTCGTCGCCGGCGCCTTCTGCCTCTTGGCCTCGATCCTGGCGATCACGCTGAAGAAGTCCGGCCTGAGCAGCCCGGCACCGGCCGCCGCCCATTGA
- a CDS encoding TetR/AcrR family transcriptional regulator: MRVSREKFAENREKILIVAGVLFRENGFDGVGVADIMKAAGLTHGGFYGHFGSKDDLALEVSRKLIDKVETRWKEHIAESPDRPLAALLDHYIHWRTVDDPGGSCVFATLIQEVSRSRGAVRAVFSDGLSVLVDTLADIVPGETEEKRRANATTTLSSMMGAVILARAVEDRALAEQFLVTMRRQLDPESQT; the protein is encoded by the coding sequence ATGCGGGTCAGCCGCGAAAAATTTGCCGAAAACCGCGAAAAGATCCTGATCGTTGCCGGCGTGCTTTTCCGCGAAAATGGCTTCGACGGGGTCGGCGTCGCCGACATCATGAAGGCGGCCGGGCTGACGCATGGCGGCTTTTACGGTCATTTCGGTTCGAAGGACGACCTGGCGCTTGAGGTCAGCCGCAAGCTGATCGACAAGGTCGAGACGCGCTGGAAGGAGCATATCGCCGAATCGCCGGACCGGCCGCTGGCAGCGCTTCTCGATCATTATATCCACTGGCGCACGGTTGACGATCCGGGCGGCAGCTGTGTCTTCGCAACGCTGATCCAGGAAGTCAGCCGCAGCCGCGGCGCGGTCCGCGCGGTCTTCAGCGACGGGCTGTCCGTGCTGGTCGACACGCTTGCCGATATCGTTCCCGGCGAAACGGAAGAAAAGCGCCGCGCCAATGCGACGACTACACTGTCATCGATGATGGGGGCCGTCATTCTTGCCCGTGCGGTCGAGGACAGGGCGCTTGCCGAGCAGTTTCTGGTGACGATGCGCCGGCAGCTCGATCCTGAAAGCCAGACATAA